The following are from one region of the Biomphalaria glabrata chromosome 12, xgBioGlab47.1, whole genome shotgun sequence genome:
- the LOC106072650 gene encoding serine/arginine-rich splicing factor 1-like isoform X1: MARDSRIYVGNLPPDIRTRDIEDLFYKYGKITFIDLKNRRGPPFAFVEFEDPRDAEDSVRQRDGYNYDGYTLRVEFPRGSGAPGGGGGGGGMRGGGGGGGGGGGGGGGGFRGRGGYGGAGRGGPPSRRTQYRVLVSGLPPSGSWQDLKDHMREAGDVCYADVFKDGTGVVEFLRKEDMRYAVRKLDDTKFRSHEGEVAYIRVKEDNPRGSRSRSPSPRKSRGSPRYSPMRDRERSYSPYN; the protein is encoded by the exons ATGGCCCGTGATAGTAGGATATATGTTGGAAATTTGCCACCAGACATCAGAACTAGAGATATTGAagacttattttacaaatatggtaaaattacttttattgatCTGAAAAACAGACGAGGGCCTCCATTTGCCTTTGTTGAATTCGAGGATCCCAG AGATGCAGAAGATTCCGTAAGACAAAGAGATGGTTACAATTATGATGGCTACACTTTGCGTGTTGAATTTCCAAGAGGCAGTGGTGCTCCTGGTGGAGGAGGAGGTGGCGGAGGAATGAGAGGAGGTGGTGGTGGCGGCGGAGGAGGAggaggtggtggtggtggtggctTCCGAGGAAGAGGTGGTTATGGAGGGGCTGGACGAGGAGGCCCTCCATCCAGAAGAACACAATACAGAGTATTAGTTTCAg GTCTACCCCCTAGTGGAAGCTGGCAAGATTTGAAAGATCACATGAGAGAAGCTGGAGATGTTTGTTACGCTGATGTTTTTAAAGATGGTACTGGTGTTGTTGAGTTTTTGCGTAAGGAAGACATGCGATATGCAGTGAGGAAACTAGATGACACAAAGTTCAGATCTCATGAA ggtGAAGTTGCCTACATTCGTGTCAAAGAAGATAATCCCAGAGGTTCCAGAAGTCGCAGCCCAAGTCCACGCAAATCAAGAGGCAGTCCAAGATATTCACcaatgagagacagagagcgtTCGTACTCTCCTTATAATTGA
- the LOC106072650 gene encoding serine/arginine-rich splicing factor 1-like isoform X2 encodes MARDSRIYVGNLPPDIRTRDIEDLFYKYGKITFIDLKNRRGPPFAFVEFEDPRDAEDSVRQRDGYNYDGYTLRVEFPRGSGAPGGGGGGGGMRGGGGGGGGGGGGGGGGFRGRGGYGGAGRGGPPSRRTQYRVLVSGLPPSGSWQDLKDHMREAGDVCYADVFKDGTGVVEFLRKEDMRYAVRKLDDTKFRSHEGEVAYIRVKEDNPRGSRSRSPSPRKSRGSPRYSPMRDREQRS; translated from the exons ATGGCCCGTGATAGTAGGATATATGTTGGAAATTTGCCACCAGACATCAGAACTAGAGATATTGAagacttattttacaaatatggtaaaattacttttattgatCTGAAAAACAGACGAGGGCCTCCATTTGCCTTTGTTGAATTCGAGGATCCCAG AGATGCAGAAGATTCCGTAAGACAAAGAGATGGTTACAATTATGATGGCTACACTTTGCGTGTTGAATTTCCAAGAGGCAGTGGTGCTCCTGGTGGAGGAGGAGGTGGCGGAGGAATGAGAGGAGGTGGTGGTGGCGGCGGAGGAGGAggaggtggtggtggtggtggctTCCGAGGAAGAGGTGGTTATGGAGGGGCTGGACGAGGAGGCCCTCCATCCAGAAGAACACAATACAGAGTATTAGTTTCAg GTCTACCCCCTAGTGGAAGCTGGCAAGATTTGAAAGATCACATGAGAGAAGCTGGAGATGTTTGTTACGCTGATGTTTTTAAAGATGGTACTGGTGTTGTTGAGTTTTTGCGTAAGGAAGACATGCGATATGCAGTGAGGAAACTAGATGACACAAAGTTCAGATCTCATGAA ggtGAAGTTGCCTACATTCGTGTCAAAGAAGATAATCCCAGAGGTTCCAGAAGTCGCAGCCCAAGTCCACGCAAATCAAGAGGCAGTCCAAGATATTCACcaatgagagacagagagc